CGGCGGATACCCCACCACGGCACGGAAACCTTTAGCTTGGTCTCCCAGCGCTCGATGAGCGCTGGGATCGCCTGACGGAGTTGCTCACGACACCACCGGTCGAGCAGGTCACGACGGCGCTCCTCACTCGTCCCGCTCGGCACGTAGAGCACCATTCGGTCGCCGTCGATTTCTACATGCGGGCGTCCCGGCCGCTCGATGACCTTCAGGCGTCGTCGCACACCCCACACGTAGTGGGATTCTCCGCTGACCATCTCGCGCACCGACTGACGCTCAGCCGAGCGCATTTGATCCTGCTGACGCTTGATCCACGGCAACCGCTGGATGACGGCCAGGCGGACCTGATCGTCATCCAGTTGCTGAGGAGCGGCCACCCGAACGCGCCCAATGGGTGGGTAGACGCCGATGTGCAGGTTCTTGATGTCCTTGTAGACCACGTGGACGTCAATGCCCCGGACCGCGAGATGGGCGCTAGTGGTACTCATGCCTTGCCTTCACCAGTTCAAGGAGCTCATCAAGCCGGTCGAAATCGTCAGGCAGCGCTCGCTTCAGCGCGTTCCGAACCTTCCGCTCCCTTAACGGGTTACCCACCCATGCATGCGGCTTGGAGTGAAGCACTGCGGTGTCGACCTCGACAGCCAGTCGCTCATCAGGGAGGAAGAAGTCGACCAGAGCCCGCTTCGCCCCGTTATTGGCCCAGGCGGGATACTTGTGCGGGTCGTCGGACTCTCCTCTGCCGAGTTGCGCGGCAGTCTCCAGCAGTTTGGCGAGGTAGTCCTGGTACTCGATCGCTCCTCGGCGCCGCTCTTCGATTATGGCGTCGAGCAGCTCCGACATCTTGTCGAAGTACTTCGGGTTCGTCGCATGCTCTTCGATAATCAGCTTGCGCATGTTGTTGGCGACCGTCTCGGCGACGGCCTCAGGGCTGTTCCTGATTCCCTTTGGCAGCTTGTCGAGGGCCCCGCCGCCCAGTTCGACGATGAGTTGAACGAGGCCGGTGTCCTCGAAGTCGGACACAGTCTCGGACGCGTCCGCCTGGATGTAAGTGTCCAGCAGGAACCGCATTCCGGCCTCGTACTGCTTGAAGTCGACGTCCTCACCGGCTCCGAGCTTCACCTCGTCGCGGACATCCGTGTAGTGCCGGATTTCAGCACGGATTTCCTCGGCCTCCTGGCTGGTGTATCCGGCGGCCTCCATGTCGTTGGCCAGGTTAGCGAAAGCCCGCGTAACCGCGGCAACGGCCTTGTAGAGCTCGACACGCTTGGGCTCGTTGGCTTTGAGCTGCTCGGCGTTGCCGGGATCAGCCGCACAGAAGTACTGCTGGTACTGGAGCGTGTTCCGGGGCTGCGCAACCACCTCGCAGAGCGCGCGGATTCGTTCCAGCGCTTCGTCGAGAGCCTCTCGCCCCTTCTCGATCCGGTCAGTCAGCAGGCCCTCAATGTCCTGTGGTTCGTACCCGTCGAGTGCCCCGGACGTGTAGTCGGTGATGGCGTCCTGTAGGGAGTTGAACAGGTCGCGGTAGTCGACGATGCAGCCGAACTCCTTGTCGTCTCCGTCGAGTCGGTTGACCCGGCAGATCGCCTGGAACAGGCCGTGATCGCTCATCTTCTTGTCGATGTAGAGGTACGTGGCGCTTGGCGCATCGAACCCGGTCAGGAGCTTGTCGACCACGATGAGCAGGCGCATCCGACCGGGCTCCTCGACAAACTGCCGCTTGACCTCTTTCTCGAACTGGTCGACCTTCGTCATGGCGGCGTCTTCGGGCTCGCCAAAGTGGTCGGCAAGCATCCTTCGATAGATGTCGTACTGACGCAGTTTCTCCGTCTGGCCTGCGCCGGAGTCCTCCTTGGAAATATCTCCTGGACTCGGGGCGTAGCTGGTGACGATGGCGCACTTCCCTCGGAAGCCCGCGTTGCAGAACAGCTCGTAGAACTTGCATGCCTGGTAGATGCTCTCGCCCACGAGCATGGCGTTACCGCGCCCGTCCATCAGGCGGGGCTTGGTCTCCATGTCGAGCAGGATGTCCTGCACGATCTGCTTCGCCCGGGGTTCGGAGGAGACGACCTTCTGCATCGTGCCCCAGCGCTTCTTCAACTCCGCCTTGGACAGATCGGTCATGCCGCGGGTCTTGGCCTCGAACCACTTGTCCACCTGCGCCGGCGATGTCAGGTGCTGGTCGATGGAGCGGGCCTCGTAGCAAAGGTCGAGCACGACGCCGTCCTCGACGGCCTCGTCGAACTTGTAGGTGTGGATAAACGACCCAAACTTCTCCATGCTGGTGGCCTTGTCCGCCTTGAGCAGCGGCGTCCCCGTGAACCCGATGAACATGGCGCCCGGCAACAGGTCCTTCATCGCGTCGTGCATCATGCCGGACTGGGTGCGGTGGGCCTCGTCGACGAAGACGAAGAGGTTGCCCTTGGCCTTGAAGCCCTTAGGGATCCTGGCCTTGAGCTCCTTGATGAACTCGTTGTCGGCCTTCGATCCGTCCTTACCATCCGCCGAGCTACCGAACTTGTGCACGAGGGAGCAGATGAGCCACTCGGCAGACTTGTTCAGAGTGTCCAGGAGGTCCACGCCACTACTGGTGCGATAGATCTGCTCGTTGACGCCGTTGAAGACCTTCTCGATCTGCTCGTCCAGCTCGGTGCGATCGGTGATCAGCAGGACTCGGGAGTCGTTTTGGTGCTCCCGGATCCACTTCGCCAGCCACACCATCGTGAGCGATTTCCCCGACCCCTGGGTGTGCCAGATGATGCCGCCCTCACGACGGCCAATACGTTCCTGCGCAGCCTTGACGCCGAAGTATTGGTTGTGACGGCACGCCTTACGGACACCGGAGTCGAAGACGGTGAAGTCATGGATCAGTTCAAGCAGCCGCTCCTTATCGCACATCTGAAGCAGAGCCCGGTCCAGCGGCTCCTCAACGTCGGAGGGCTCCTTCCACTGCAACCAGTACTTCTCAGGCGTATCGATGACGCCGTAGCGCAGGCCCTCCACGTCGTTGCCGGCGAGCACGAGCTGGACGGTGGAAAAGAACGACCGGATGAATTCAGGCTTCTGATTCCCGATGGTCTGTCGGATGCCCTCGCTCACGGCGACCCGGGAGCGCTTGAGTTCCAAGGTCACCAGAGCTAAGCCGTTGACGTAGAGCACGATATCGGGCCGCTTCGTCTGCTTCCCAACAATCGTCACCTCCTCCACGACGACGAAGTCATTGGTCTGCGGGTCGTTCCAGTCGATGAGCCAGACCGTCTCATACTGCTCGCCAGCGCCCGGCTTGACCTTCACCCCGTAACGCAGCAGCTCGTAGACATCACGGTTGGCCTCATACAGGTTGCGCCCACCACCGAGCGCCGCGGCCTTCTTTAGCCGCTCGATCGCTTTGCCGACGAGGACGCCGTCGTAACCGCGGGCGCGCAAGTTCGCATCCAGCAGCTCCACCTCAATGTGCGAGTTGCCGTCTCGGCACTCCCAACTGCCCTGGTAGCGATAATCCAACCGCTTCTCGAACAGTCGCACGACCCGGTTCTGCGCCTCACGCTCGACCTGTCCGACGTCGCTCATTCGCCATCCTCCCCCTGGACGAGCAGGCGCTTCCTTCCCGTGAGGAGCTCCTGCATCATTCCCCGCTTCACATCCTGCGCAACGCGGAGCCTCCGCTCCAGCTTCGCGATCTCCAGCTCCGAGTCCCGGAGCACACAGCTGATACGTCGCTGCTCTTCGATGTGTGGAACAGACACTTCAATGCGAGAGAATTCCGGCCAGCGCAAGCTGCCCCGGCGGTCCACAGAAGCGTTCGTGGCCCGCGAGAACTTCTGCCGATAAGTATCGAGCTTCAGCATGCGCTGCAGGAAGTAGCTGTCGACACCGGAGCCGGGTTCCATGACCACGTAGATAGGACTCACAAGCGCCCGGTCTTCAAGTTCCTGAACTCCGATCGACCCCTCCTCGACATGATTGGCAGGGTACCCGATATCACCTCGATAGATAACCCGATAACCCCTGAGATCGCGACTGAAGACCTGGTTCTTGAAGTAGTCCAGGGAACGCATGAAACCCATGCTCTTTGTGCACGTCAGAACGGTCAGATTCTCGGACAAAGAGTTGAACTCAGAACGAGGGCGAAGGAGTTCCGAGAGGTTGCGACGACTCCACGCTTGCGTGAATCCGGGCAGGCGCATCCGACCGGTCAGGAGCTGCTGCATGAGCCCCTGCTTGATCGCCTGCTTCTTTGCAATCATGCGCTCCAGCGCAGCAATGAGCCCGTCGGCATCGCGAAGCATCCGAGCGATCAGTTGCTGTTCTTCGATCGCTGGCAGCGGCACCTTCAGCTGTCGAAAATACTCGACTCCGATGGTTTTGATCGTGCTCCCGTTCGAGATCCGCTCGAACTCGGCCTTCATGGACTCGAGGTAGTAGTAGAGGAACCAGTTATTGAGGCGAGGGCCGCAATGCCACGCCATAAAGTGCTGACTGACAGCCATGTCGGCCCCAAGTACGGCAACCTTCCCGATTCCGGCATCCCGCAGAAGAACAACCGAACCTGCGGGATGCACCACTGCCGACGAGTTGGCCAGTCCCGCGTGCGTAATACTCTCGGCCGTTGCCGAAATCAGCCCTCGATCCAGCCTGGAGGCATCCTTGAGCGAAACCCAAGGAATGTCGCCGTTCCAGTAGGTCGCACGCTTCTTGTTCGGGGTGTGTCCGCTGCCTCTCGCGGCGACACGGTCAAGGGCCACCCGCTTCCAGGGGATGCCCTGCTCCCCGCCGTCCCCGCCCGTCATCGTCACGGCTTGACCCCCAGGTCGGCGAGATGCCCTGCAACCTTCGCCTCGAGCTTCCCCAGCGCGATACCGAGAGCATCGATGGGTTCTGCGTAGCGTTCCCCAAGCTCCCTGATACGGCTCACCAGAGCGAGCGTCAGCGCCTCGGCTTCGGAGGCCACTCGCGCCGTGATCACGGCGCGCCACTTATCGTCCATGACGAGT
This is a stretch of genomic DNA from Streptomyces sp. TG1A-8. It encodes these proteins:
- a CDS encoding M48 family metallopeptidase, whose product is MVYKDIKNLHIGVYPPIGRVRVAAPQQLDDDQVRLAVIQRLPWIKRQQDQMRSAERQSVREMVSGESHYVWGVRRRLKVIERPGRPHVEIDGDRMVLYVPSGTSEERRRDLLDRWCREQLRQAIPALIERWETKLKVSVPWWGIRRMKTKWGSCNRETRRLWFNSELAKKHPECLEYVVVHEMVHYLERGHGQRFARLMDGFLPDWRSRRDRLNAAPLSDELWTGR
- a CDS encoding restriction endonuclease subunit S, which codes for MTGGDGGEQGIPWKRVALDRVAARGSGHTPNKKRATYWNGDIPWVSLKDASRLDRGLISATAESITHAGLANSSAVVHPAGSVVLLRDAGIGKVAVLGADMAVSQHFMAWHCGPRLNNWFLYYYLESMKAEFERISNGSTIKTIGVEYFRQLKVPLPAIEEQQLIARMLRDADGLIAALERMIAKKQAIKQGLMQQLLTGRMRLPGFTQAWSRRNLSELLRPRSEFNSLSENLTVLTCTKSMGFMRSLDYFKNQVFSRDLRGYRVIYRGDIGYPANHVEEGSIGVQELEDRALVSPIYVVMEPGSGVDSYFLQRMLKLDTYRQKFSRATNASVDRRGSLRWPEFSRIEVSVPHIEEQRRISCVLRDSELEIAKLERRLRVAQDVKRGMMQELLTGRKRLLVQGEDGE
- a CDS encoding type I restriction endonuclease subunit R, encoding MSDVGQVEREAQNRVVRLFEKRLDYRYQGSWECRDGNSHIEVELLDANLRARGYDGVLVGKAIERLKKAAALGGGRNLYEANRDVYELLRYGVKVKPGAGEQYETVWLIDWNDPQTNDFVVVEEVTIVGKQTKRPDIVLYVNGLALVTLELKRSRVAVSEGIRQTIGNQKPEFIRSFFSTVQLVLAGNDVEGLRYGVIDTPEKYWLQWKEPSDVEEPLDRALLQMCDKERLLELIHDFTVFDSGVRKACRHNQYFGVKAAQERIGRREGGIIWHTQGSGKSLTMVWLAKWIREHQNDSRVLLITDRTELDEQIEKVFNGVNEQIYRTSSGVDLLDTLNKSAEWLICSLVHKFGSSADGKDGSKADNEFIKELKARIPKGFKAKGNLFVFVDEAHRTQSGMMHDAMKDLLPGAMFIGFTGTPLLKADKATSMEKFGSFIHTYKFDEAVEDGVVLDLCYEARSIDQHLTSPAQVDKWFEAKTRGMTDLSKAELKKRWGTMQKVVSSEPRAKQIVQDILLDMETKPRLMDGRGNAMLVGESIYQACKFYELFCNAGFRGKCAIVTSYAPSPGDISKEDSGAGQTEKLRQYDIYRRMLADHFGEPEDAAMTKVDQFEKEVKRQFVEEPGRMRLLIVVDKLLTGFDAPSATYLYIDKKMSDHGLFQAICRVNRLDGDDKEFGCIVDYRDLFNSLQDAITDYTSGALDGYEPQDIEGLLTDRIEKGREALDEALERIRALCEVVAQPRNTLQYQQYFCAADPGNAEQLKANEPKRVELYKAVAAVTRAFANLANDMEAAGYTSQEAEEIRAEIRHYTDVRDEVKLGAGEDVDFKQYEAGMRFLLDTYIQADASETVSDFEDTGLVQLIVELGGGALDKLPKGIRNSPEAVAETVANNMRKLIIEEHATNPKYFDKMSELLDAIIEERRRGAIEYQDYLAKLLETAAQLGRGESDDPHKYPAWANNGAKRALVDFFLPDERLAVEVDTAVLHSKPHAWVGNPLRERKVRNALKRALPDDFDRLDELLELVKARHEYH